Part of the Nicotiana sylvestris chromosome 5, ASM39365v2, whole genome shotgun sequence genome is shown below.
tacctcctaacctacaacctaaATGCTCGACCTCTACAGCTTCCTATCAAAGGTCATGTCATCAGAGATCTGAAGCcacgccatatcctgcctgatcacctctccctaatacttcttaggcaagaggtgatcaggcaggatacgACGTGACTCCAGATCTTCGAGGACAAAAATAGAGGCTGCAATGCTtacaaaatttattatttatcaATCCAGAATTATTTAATCCCGAGGTATATCGATCATGTAATATATAGGTTCACGTGAACTCAATATTTTTTTGTCCAGTATCTCATATTAACTTGAAGCCGCTATagaaactcataaattttaaatTATGAATTCGCCTCTGATTTAATCATTTGAGTATAGAAGCAAAATATGAAAATTATTAATGACATATATTAGAAATTTAGAATCAAATTGTGATATGTTTGGTGATTGTGCGTGTATTGAAGACAGGGATATTTGAGTCCATGAGAAGGACGGGCTAATTGCTGAAGAAAATTGTCAGCTTTGGCTCTTTCAAAATGGAgattgaaataaattaatttttacttTTAGTTTTGTTTTGCATTGTCAATTATTCTACCAGGACgaattggaaagaattaaaaaagaagTTTAAATTAATGTTTGGACATTCTCATTTCATTATTTTCATTATTATTCAACAGTTAGTAGCAGAGGTGGATCCAGCCTTTTAGTACCGGATTGAACTGAACCCCGTACTTTCGTTACGGAATATGAATTTATGCGTAAAgatttattaaaattataataaataaaagatatgaagtcataactttaaaaatataatgggttcaatgctaaaaaTATTGAATGTTGAATCATAGAGTTTAAATCCTGAATCTGCCACGATGCAAGAATATAAATCccccatttttattattgttttattatttaatcttttaatttatctttttatatatacctaattatatttatataatatttttataatatgaATTTTACATCTTAACTTTGGCATATaatgataaattaattttcgtgtatttattatttttatgtaaaattgtaagttaattttattagaGGTTGAAGTTGAATATTTATGTAGCACTTCGAATAAATTTTATCATtatgtaatatgtatttaattaatcttgtatcgcagtaattttacttttatttgaattattagttaatctataataattgcttacaaattatattatttaaaattttatggaattgttttaatggaaattacaaattaataaaaataaaagatggaacttatttaatgaaaattaaaaaataaaattgaaatgaaagataataatataatatagaagagagaagaatataaaaaggTTTGGCCGAAAAAATGGGAAAATGGTTGGAGTAAGTTGTCCCCAAAATGAGGAAATCCCCATTTTGGGGACCAAAAATGGGGTGCAGGTTGGAGATGTTGAGGGCATTTTTAGGGTAATGAAGCTCCAACCTTCCCCCATTTTTGCCCCAAAATAGGGGATGAATAATGTTCCCTCAAATATGGGAGTACACTATTCATCTCCCCATTACTATTCATGctttgtttattattattattttattatttaactcttttaatttatctttttatatatacctaattatgtttatgtaatatctttataatattaattttacatcttaacTTTGGCGTATAATTATGATAAATTAATTTTgatgcatttattatttttatgtaaaattgtaagttaattttattataatttataattgtacaaaaaatatataatcatcTCAAAAAATGAATGGTGCAAAAAAATATTagatgttgctaaaattgaaaggtgcgaatataaaatattagatgttgctaaaattgaaaagtgaaattgaaaatacattaaaattggaaatacatgaaaattgaaaatacattaaattaaaatacataaaaattgaaACTACGGTAAATAGCATAATAACTTAGTAGGGAGATATGTCGTTTCCAGATACACCAAAATTATTATAGTATTGAGTGAATGGGGACGAGGATTGTTGTGGTTGTGAGTTTGGATATTGTTGACTTCTTTTATACATTATTCGTTGTTGTTTTTGTCGCATAAATTCACGACGAGTCGGATCGATAATAATTacttacaaattatattattaGAATTACTTTAatggaaattacaaattaatgaaaataaaagatgaaatttgtttaatggaaattgaaaaataaaattgaaatgaaagttaataatataatatagaagagaaagaagaatataaaaaagaataTTATCTGTTGGGGGAAAAAATGGGGGAATGGTTGGAGTAAGTTGTCCCCAAAAATGGGGTAAATCCCTCTTATGAGGACCAAAAATGAAATAAAGGTCGGAAATCCCCGTTTATCCTCACTTGACActaatttcaaaaagaaaaagaaaactataTTTCAGTTCTTGAATTTATTACTAAGTGAGATTATGCACAATTCTAGTTATAGATTATGAAGTTGTGTGTAGTCAATTTTCAGTCAAGTTCATCATCACTGATTAGCAATTCAACCTTATGATATAGTAATTATTACTTCAAACTTAGTCTCCAAGTTGTTTGTACACACCTATTTCAGTTTAGTTCAAATAATTGAAAACCCCTTGATATTTAGTTATTTACCAAACTAACTACTAAAAAATTAGTACTTGGCTAGAAATTACTTTCTCCGTCCATATTTACTTGTCAATTATTAATTTGACACATCCCTtgagaaataataaataatataataatttaaccatatcattttatttattatatgttgAAAAAAGAATTAGAAATAAATAGTATACTTAATAAGAAGAGTAAAATAGGTATAAAATAATAAATTGTCCATTAGTTTTCCAAACTTAACAAATACTctctctgttccagtttatgtgaacctatttcctttttggtccgttccaaaaagaatgaaccctttctaaatttggtaacaatttagcttaaagttacaactctacccttaatgagaagcttttataaccacacaaatactctgggccccatttggacttgtttaggaccacaaattccaaaagtcttcattttttcttaaactccgtgcccagtcaaacaggttcacataaattgaaacggagggagtaacaaTTTTACTACACTTTTTCCTCCTCAGATCTATTCAAAATCTGTTGTATTTCCTTCTGAAAAAGCTAATAAGTTATACAAAATTTCTTGAACAATTCAAAAACATTAATTTTCTGGTGATGAGCTACCAAAAATTGTGAAAAATTCTCCTACAAAGAAAGCCGAGGGCTTATCGAAAATAGCTTCTACTTGCAAAACATAGGGGTAAGCAGAGGTATAACCAGGATTTCAAACTTATGAGTTCGGGTCCTAGTCCTCTTAAATTaatgggttctaaattaataatttgtatatatttaataaaaaactTAAGACAAATACATGATTTAAACCAAAGCTACTAGGTTCGACTGAACCCGTAAGGCCGTAACTGATAATACGGAAAATGCCTAAAAGTGCCATTCAACTTATAGAAATGGCCTATCGATGCCATCCGTTAAAAGCTCGCTCTTTCCATGCCACTACCGTTAAACATTTGGCTCATCTATGCCATTATTTGACTAAcaactgaattttttctttttaaaatatttataattaGTGAATAGACCCACATTTCTACGTGTCTATTCATTATTGGTCTGACTTTACCCTTGCCCTATATTAGTTTTAACCTTGGTTAGGTGTATTTACCCAAACCCAACCCGCTAAAAACAAACCCAAATTATTAACCCAGGGGATACAATGCTGCGAAATAAGAGCAAATTAAGCATTATCTGGGTCATCGAGCAGCTCGTGAGCAAGAAGGCGGCGCGTGGCGGAAATGAGCATCGGCGATGAGCGTTGAGTTCTCTTCGAATGTATAAATATATCAGTAAAAACACCGGTTGGAGGTGTGATTTTCACTATAGGGTCACCGTGTATGTAGCTATTATACAGATGCGGATCGAAAGCATTGAAGAATTTGTGCCATCAGGATTCGAAGTGTAAATCGAAGTTTGTTAGGAACAAAAAAGCGGATTTTGGGGCGGCGGATGGAGGCAGAACCTAGACGGAATTTGTTGGAGGAACGTTTATGGTAGTGCTTTCTAAGGAAAGTGGAATCGGCGGCGATGGCTTTGTGAAAAAGGGAAAGATCGTCGAGTAACCAATTTGGGTTAGGTTGGGTTAATAACAGAGTTGAGTTAATAATTTGGGTTAGGTTGGGTTAATAATTTGGGTATGTTTTAACGGGTTGGGTTTGGGTAAATGCACCTAACCAAGGTTAAAACTAATGTAGGGCAGGGGTAAAGTCGGACCAATAATGAACAGACACGTGGAAATGTGGGTCTATTCACTaattataaatatttaaaaaagaaaaaattgagcCATTAGTCAAATAATGGGATAGATGGGTCAAATGTTTAACGGTAGTGGCGTGGAAAGAGCGAGCTTTTAACGGATGACATCGATAGGCCATTTCCCTAGGTTGAATGGCATTTTTAGGCCTTTTCCGCTAATAATATGGCCCACCCTTTGGGGGGTAAGGTAACTACCCTCCCCGAACCCTACTTCTGAAATTACATTGAATTtcgttgttattgttgttctCTTCTGCAAAGAAAATAATTACATTTCACCTATGGacctaagtgggcgtttggacataagaattgtaaaatttcaaaatagGGCGAAAAAAATTTTCAACTGAAAATgttatttgaaatttagagttgtgtttggacatgagtataattttgggttgtttttgaagttttatgAGTGATTTgagtaaaaattttgaaaaaaaagctttttggagtttttcaaatttttgaaaatttcaaaaatgcattcaagtgaaaattggaaattttatgaacaaatgctgatttcgaaaaaaagtaattttttttttaaaaaaaggaaaattcttttttatgtccaaacgggctctaagttttttcccctataaatatcCAAATTCTTATCAATATCACTTGCAATCAGCAACATTTACATATTATTGCCCATATTTAATTAcataaaaaatatgtcaaaacACTATCATCTTATCTTATATCTTGTACAGTTACCAACTTACCATATAACTCTATTTACCAAACTAACTACTAAAAGTTTGATATTTCCCAAAATAAGACATATTTCCTgagaaaattattttcttcctATCAAAAATTCTGTTAATATTTCCTGAGAAAATTATTATTTAAAGGAAAAGACCCCAAATATTTATCAACCAAACCATAGTGTAAACGAAAATTTCACAAGACACCAATGGCGATTCCCGCCATTTCTCTACCAACTGTCACAACCACCATAACTGCAACTTCAAGCTTCAACAAGCTTAACAAAACACCTCCAAAACCTTTCAACACAAATCTCAAATCCCTCACTAAATCCGGAAAACTAAACGATGCTCTTCTCCTATTAGAATCCCAGAAAAATTCTCAACCCGAAAACAAAGAATCTTATTTGAATCTCCTCCATGCATGCATTTCACAAAAATCATTAGAACACGGTCATAGGCTATATCTTCACCTTCTTTTAAATCCAAACAGAAGTAAATTTCTCAATGACCCTTTAATTTTATCTAAATTAATTACCCTTTTCTCTGTTTGTGATCAGTTAGATGAGGCTCGCCGTGTTTTTGAGCACCACGCGCTTGAAACCGAAGACCAACCCGAATCAGTTTGGGTTGCAATGGCAATTGGGTATTCTAAAAAAGGATTTTTCAGGGAAGCATTATTGATTTATTGTCAAATGTTGTTTAAGTCCATTGAACCGGGGAATTTTGCATTTTCTATGGCTGTGAAAGCTTGTTCGGGACTTTCAGATTTGAGGGTCGGTAGAGGTGTACATGCCCAGATTATTAAAGCTGATAAAGAACCTGATCAAGTTGTGTACAATGCTATTTTGGGAATGTACAGTGAGTGTGGGTGTTTTGAAGATGTGTTGAAGGTGTTTGAGGAAATGCCTGACAGAAATGTTGTAAGTTGGAATTCGTTGATCGCGGGGTTTGTTAAGAAAGGAGAGATTTTTGAGGCATTTGAGACTTTTAGGCGAATGCAAAGAGATGGAGTGGGATATGGTTGGGTGACTTTTACGACGATTTTAGCTGTTTGTTCTCAGGTTACATACCTTTATTATGGAAGGGAGGTACATTCACAAATTGTTAAATCAACTAAAGTTCCTGATCTTGTTTTAGTAAACTCACTTTTGGACATGTACGCAAAATGCGGAGCAATGGAGTATTGCAGGAGAGTGTTTGAGAGAATGAAATACAAAGACATAACATCGTGGAATACTGTTATTAATGGGTATGCGATCAATGGTTTAATGGAAGAAGCAATGAAGTTGTTTGATGATATGGTTGGTAGTGGAGTTAGGCCCGATGGAGTGACATTTATTACCTTGTTGTCTGGTTGTAGCCATGCTGGGCTGGCGAACTTAGGCGAGGAATTGTTTGAGAACATGAGTCCAGAATTTGGAATTCGGCCTTCCTCAGAGCATTATGCTTGTCTTGTTGATATATTAGGTAGAGCTGGGAAAATTAAAGAGGCACTGCAAGTAGTGGAGAAAATGCCCGTCAAGCCTAGTGGAAGCATTTGGGGCTCACTGCTCAATTCATGCAGACTTCATGGAAATGTCTCTCTTGCAGAACTCGTGGCAGAGCAGCTATTTGAGATGGAACCTAACAACTGTGGAAATTACGTGATACTATCAAACATTTATGCAAATGCAGGACTGTGGGAGGGAGTTAAAAAAGTGAGGGAGAtgatggagaataagggaatcaAAAAGGAAGCTGGATGCAGCTGGATACAGGTTAGAAATAGAGTACACACATTTATGGCTGGTGGCGGTTTTGAATTTCGTAATTCAGATGAATACAAGGAAGTTTGGGATGAATTATCAGATGCTATTGAAAAAATGGGGTATAAACCTGATACGAGAGTTGTGCTTCATGATGTAAACGAGGAAACAAAAGCAGAATGGATATGTGGGCATAGTGAACGGCTTGCTACAGTATTTGGTCTGATTCATACTGGTTCTGGTATTCCAATTAGGGTGACAAAAAATCTTCGAATTTGTGCGGATTGTCACTCTTGGATGAAGTTTGTGTCAGAAATAACGAGAAGAAAGATTATAGTGAGAGATACAAATCGGTTCCACCATTTTGACAAAGGGATATGCTCTTGCAATGATTACTGGTGATTCTCGTAGTTGTTATTCTGTAAATAATCCCTTTAAGATCTTTTTTCTGAGCTATGTACTGAACAGGAAAATATTGCTTCTTTCAAAACACATTTATGTCATTTGTATGAGAATTGAACGTCTTGCTGAAAAGATGTagttctttgttttcctttttacaAATTGAAAAGAGTTTGTGAACCCAGAATATAGCTCTATATGGAAGAAATACACCATCCACATTACCTGCCGCTGGGTAATAGAAGTGTGACCACCTCATCTAAAAGATGTTAGAGAGGAGACACTTTTATTTATACTTAATTATGTTTTTAATACACTCTCTCATGTGGGAGGCTGATTATTCTTATGGTCCCAGCATCTGAAAATTCTTTTCGATAATGGGTGGTGGGTCTCTGTCTAATATTATATTGAATTATTTgaccatctcatctaaaagcttaagcTGCTAGAGATGatacaattttatttattttattatgtttTCAACAAATAGTTCCCTTTTTATTCTCCTCTACGAGCCACATTAAGGAAATACCAAAATTCTTCAAAATAATTAAGGAGTAAATCTAATAGACTTTATACGCCAAGATGATTTAATTAGATAAGAAAACTTGTGATATGTGCTTCTGTAAATCTGCTTGGCTTAACTTTCAGCTTTGCTTTCTGCTTCACTTCGAATGTTTCCAATCTGTACATGAAGAGTTAAACTTCATTTCTCTTCCAATTAATAAACATCATCAAAGTGTCTATACCGGACCAGCACGTGAAAGTACTTGGTGAAGCCACTTGGTTAATTGGAGCTATGTAGCATGTGGAATGGCTGATTACTAACCTCTTGACGGTAAGAACAACTTTTATGTTTCCACTTCTGACTTGAACTGGAAAATAGACAACCAGATTGCTGGTATAAAAGAATGAGGGGAGAAAAGGACATTTCGGTAGTTCACACATAAATCCCAGTAAAACGAAAGGAATGCAAAGGAGAACCAACTCAGAGTTATTAGCATCTCTCGTGTCAGTTCGCGATGGTTATTTTCCCTTACAAAAAGtgtcctccccccccccctctccccTTCCCCTTATCCGGTCTGTTCAGAGAGATAAGAGTGACTATCTAGCTGCACCTCCTTTGCATCTACTTTTAGAAAGTTATGTATACCTGTGACATTGCTAAGGACTTGTGGGGACTGCTTTGGAGCAAAGCATCCTCTAGATGTCCCCAAACAATTGTAAGGGGTTGAAGTCTCATGGGATAACACTGCAATAAGTAAGACGTTTTTCCCATGCA
Proteins encoded:
- the LOC104216133 gene encoding pentatricopeptide repeat-containing protein At3g14330-like, whose product is MAIPAISLPTVTTTITATSSFNKLNKTPPKPFNTNLKSLTKSGKLNDALLLLESQKNSQPENKESYLNLLHACISQKSLEHGHRLYLHLLLNPNRSKFLNDPLILSKLITLFSVCDQLDEARRVFEHHALETEDQPESVWVAMAIGYSKKGFFREALLIYCQMLFKSIEPGNFAFSMAVKACSGLSDLRVGRGVHAQIIKADKEPDQVVYNAILGMYSECGCFEDVLKVFEEMPDRNVVSWNSLIAGFVKKGEIFEAFETFRRMQRDGVGYGWVTFTTILAVCSQVTYLYYGREVHSQIVKSTKVPDLVLVNSLLDMYAKCGAMEYCRRVFERMKYKDITSWNTVINGYAINGLMEEAMKLFDDMVGSGVRPDGVTFITLLSGCSHAGLANLGEELFENMSPEFGIRPSSEHYACLVDILGRAGKIKEALQVVEKMPVKPSGSIWGSLLNSCRLHGNVSLAELVAEQLFEMEPNNCGNYVILSNIYANAGLWEGVKKVREMMENKGIKKEAGCSWIQVRNRVHTFMAGGGFEFRNSDEYKEVWDELSDAIEKMGYKPDTRVVLHDVNEETKAEWICGHSERLATVFGLIHTGSGIPIRVTKNLRICADCHSWMKFVSEITRRKIIVRDTNRFHHFDKGICSCNDYW